Genomic DNA from Danio rerio strain Tuebingen ecotype United States chromosome 22, GRCz12tu, whole genome shotgun sequence:
ccctgcaaaggtgaaacgaATGATGGCGGAGACGTCAAAAAGAGCGAATTTTGAGTGTGGTCATGCCGGCCGCCAGTTCAAAAAGAACGGTCATTCTAGCCGCCAAGGGATTTCGGCgatcgctcatacactgcgtattacggttgtgggtgtaacgaggagactgacacggagggatgcagtatgcagtatttattaatcacactctCACTCAAACATTCAATTTGCACAAAGATGCGAACACACAACAACAGTAGCAGTAAAGGTTTtaaggctggcggctgacaggCACAGaatgatttaccaggcatgggtcaaaaGCAGtcggcgtgattcagagtccgtgtatcaggcttgggtcgtgggcaggcagcgagtatcagagtccgtgtatcaggcttgggtcgtgggcaggcagcgagtatcagagtctgtgtatcaggcttgggtcgtgggcaggcagaaggcaaagcagagtcaggaacaggctggagtaatgcacaggagatcaggcaggatataacgctcagtaatgctggccggggctgaacaagacttcgcactgagtgaaggtttgagtgcggcttataaagggtacgtgggtcattaactgaatggagaacaggtgtgcacgatcagtgtaagtggatgatgtaatgctagaagtccggagatggcggcctctgctggccagcgaggggaatgactgggaccgagtcggtgacagtgggaatataaatttatatttatataattaattttttttaaagttgtttccAGGGTGTGACAGACCTTAACATGTCTTAGTCTCCGGAGCCCTGAAGgtctccaaagtaatgcaaatgatCAGTTAACTTGTTTTCTTCTTTCGGTCAACTGGATAGGCGGTTTCTGTCCCCAGAACATGATGAGACCAGGCCTgaaaaagcagtttaccctgctgACTACAACctttcatttgcatgctttgtttgacTGTCCCGACCTACATGTATCaaactgtataaatgtataatgtttgctGTGGAGTTTAGAGTTTGCTTTCGATGACGCCACAGCCACGCCGAGTTCTTCTTATTAAAAAGGATTCCGCTTTGAAGACAACCGAAAGATTCTCCCTGGTTTTTTGGGCTCTTAGAAGTTTACAACACGGTAGAGCGGTAAACAGCAATGAACAACAAGCTGACAGGAAAGATATCGAGGTCACTCGCTTtattgaaactgctgtcatggaaaatgaaatggatgttcttggctggtggaAGAAACAATCCTACCCCAAACATGCTAAATTAGCCAGACCAGTACTATGTATCCCGGCCAGTAGGGGCAGCAGTGtacaggctgatttatacttctgcttcaagcgcacgcgtatgcaaCGGCGCAGCCTATGCAGACGCATATCCCTTGCTGTCGGCGTCGCAGACACGCACCTTTaagaaatgtaactacacgtcgcaacaacgcgtagagcaagctctgtgattggtcagcttggtagcgctgtcGAGTGTGGGCAAGACCAAGAGCCGCGCAAGCCTGATGGAGCaactgtttacaagtgtgaagtcccgtaaaggagctccggatggaaagttttgttttgtgtgtacctcatagttaaagttgttgcacgtccgccagttcctgcctttAAATGAGCTTAAACCACTTATAGATCAAGGAAGTgctcaggaaaaacaaaacaccagcgaagaaactcgacacagagacacattaagatctcactgccaactagcgtttcggaagtgtattgcagagcaacagaaacagtgaGCAGAAGTATTAATGCACAGTTACGCAGGATTAAGGGTGTTCAGTGCTGATCAGTAAGCGCAGGACTGTGCTAAAGCCATCTACAGtcgattcaataatgttcctctataataacacgtagcctaatcttgctGAGTAAAGGATTTcaaagtcattcatttatttattttcttttcagcttagtccctttattaatctggggtcgccacagcggaacgaaccgccaacttattcagcatctTTTTcaagcagaggatgcccttccagcagcaacactTCACTGGGAagcattcattcacactcattcacacacatgcacaaaggacaattttagctcacccaattcacctaccacatgtcattagacttgtgggggaaaccgaaacccacgcgaacacagggagaacatgcaaactccacacagaatcgccaactgacccagccaaggctggaaccagcgaccttcttactgtgaggcgacagcacttcctactgcgccaccgcgtcgcccggattttcaaattataactaaatattaattaaacgataaaatcataatgtagtcagggtatacaggctaatgttggcattattatttcattattctgCTTCACCGTCGCCTTAATGCCACAAATCCTGCAAAGCGTTTATTTTAAGTTCATTATTGCCAAATTCCcgtcatcatttatcatttattttaatttcatttgttaagaaagacttcttttcattggtgttTTGGTCAGTTTAAAGGATGAGTGTATGTACCTAGGCCTGTTTAGATTGCTgaagatgttacgatgttacagaggacttattttatttccttgttccaacttccaagtgccCTATAGCCTatgtttgttatgaataaattatgttaaaacgcGTATAAACGACTCGTTcatgaaaaaaggcaaaagagctgtgtgcatgtgcacatatGAATAATGTCGGCTATAAACGggttcaggattttaaaaagctgtcaatcaaaatgtacttgtcgggcCGAATTCTGTCAGACTCGAGCCCTATCGGGCTTAACTTTTATGGCCTGATTACAGATCTGATGTGCACGCTAAATAACAATTAGCATAATCCCCATCTGTGTAATTACATGTCCAGCAGTGCAGTGGAATATCCATTGGCTTGACTCCAGTATGTTTGGTAAATGCCAAAAAACACTTTATGCCTAAAAATGACGGTGgataagtggttagcactgttgcctcactgcaagaaggtcgctggtttgagcctcggctgggtcagttggtgtttctgtgtggagtttgcctgttctccccatgttggcttgggtttcctctgggtgctctcgttttccccacagtccaaagacatgcgctttaggggaaataaataaactaaattggccatggtgtatgggtgtttttcagtactgtgttgcggctggaagggcatccgctgcgtaaaacatgtcggaatagttgggggttcattccgttgtagcgacccctgataaataagagactaagctgaagtcATGGTGGCGCATgatgtcatggtggcgcagtgggtagcacaatcgcctcacagcaagaaggtcgctggtttaaaccttggctgggtcaattggcgtttctgtgtggagtttgcatgttcttcctgtgtttttgtaggtttcctccaggtgctccggtttcctccacaggcTAAtgatatgcgctataggggatCTTTTAGGGAGACTTTTCCTGTTCCTGAAAATGATTCCGATACCTACATCAGCAATGTTCGTTCAATTGAATAGCTATACATAGAATGGTGTATATTGTAATATACTTTACATGCATTTCccaaattgtgttttaattttttttttatttgtttattatctgtttttgtccCATCACTGTCATGGAAACTTGTCACAAAAGCAAATCCTCCTATGTGTAAACAAACCTGCCAATAAAACTCTGATCCTGATTAAGTGGCGAGTCTTTTTAGGGTCTTTGGTTGTGTTCGAAATGCCATACTTGCTTTATGCCCAGTATATAGTACACACTGGTTTTGGatgtctttgtctgtcacacccatttcaggtctttcagtctctgttaatgagctgatgatctgaatcaggtgtgtttggttaggatAGACATGGTAAgagtgcagagctggtggtcctccaggaacgtggttgagaaacaccgcACTATTCAAACactttcaacacaggctcattctgaaaatgtaccgctatatacatactttttttgccatttttgttttcgcgaatccaccagagcgCGACGTGTACACTTTTTTCAGATTTCAAGTTTCTCTCTCGAGTGACGTCCGCACCTGcttttctcacataaatccatcagaggctgctgttgactcactgactgactgactgactgaccgaccaaccgattgactaacccaccctcctcctttcctaaacccaacaaatagtgttttcaaaagctccaATTGACCAGCgcacacccacttccctaaacccaaccaacagtgttttcaaaagcaatctagaaaaagagtGGCCTCCTGATTTTAAccccgttttcagattttaccacattctcaccctgttatttacttgtttatttaattttttggattctgtttttgttttgcccACTTTCTGGGATCgctcttcactggactcaaaccccgtcatcgtggtcgactcctctttgggtctcaagtctgccaatgtacatggtgagccactgggcaaactagtaacagcggggaaagccgtccacacggaggttAGCGGTCAGCTAGTACATATGAAAAACTACTGCGTCAAACCGCTTCAaatcgtttgttttaaagacaaatgcagccattcgtacttctggctacataattcacgatctccagaaatgtatatagggctacgttttctgaTTGAgcctattttaaacatttttcaaagcGTTTGATGTCTCAACCACAAAATAGctatgtatttataatatttattaagcaATTAACTGGATGACATAATGTACAAATAATGCATTATATGTAGATTAATGTATGATGATAGTGTTTAAAGCTATTTAAGAGATCATATACTGTATTATAAAGTACATTTCAACAGTGGTAATCTGTTTAGCTTAAATGAAATTGGAGTGATCCACATATATTGTGCGTTTGGTCGTCGACATGCGTATCAAATGTATTTGACCTTAATCACAAACTTGAATATACTTTCATTTTAAGATGTCGCTTAGATTTAAGTAAAGAGCTGTATACTTTTACACAGCTGCagcctagtactgggaaacacccatacacactcattctctctctcacacacacacatacactatggccaatttagttaatcaactcccctatagcgcatgtgtttggactctggaggacctggaggaaaccctcagCAACATGGGGAGAGcgtgcaaactccatacagaaataccaactgacccagccgcgactcaaaccagcagccttcttgctgtgaggtaaccactgagccatcgtgttgcCCAATTTGTGTACTATTCATTGAAGTATGTGTTACATCCTGCTCGTTGGAGCTTGTGTACTGATTTGAGTTGTATTTAACAGATTCTGGATAATATAGTACCGCATGCATAGAGAATAACATACACACTGAATACTGCAGAGGAGGTATGGCATTTCAAAACACAGCCGTTAGTGCTTCACACTCCAGTCCGGTAGGTGTCGGTAGTGCGGCTTTTACTTGGTTTGCCTGCCGCCGCAAAACAACGAGATAAagagtcttcagagctgaggtgagtcgttgacgctttttctcgtgtttacacaacaataaaacacactttacagtttattaaagcgacaatctgcgactagtttctgcattgagttcacctctatctgtgtgtctgctgaccaaaacaatacagcaggcagagaggagctctgagaggacaatatgagtgaatgtgtttgTTTACTCTGCTTGTTTAAGTTTATCAACGTTTGTGTTTGTAATATCGCAAAGTATGATCTGTGAAGGGAATTTTGGGAATCATCTGCGGCAGATCTATGAAGTTTGCTGCAGAAAACAGCAAATTAACAGTTTGTGGTGCTTTATATTTGGGATAAATGCTTGGTATTTAAACTAGATGTTGATTTGAATGCAAAATCACGTAAACCCTCAGTATATAAGCTGATCTGCCAATCctgaatgtttttgtttatttatttagtttttttgaatgattatttttttttatttgcaatcaGGACAGTGGTTATAGGTGTCTCATGTcattatatacaatattatagCCAACTATTATACATTCGTCCATCGGCTAGTAATTAAGGTGTTTTGTGAAgggtaaaattaacaaaaattaaaattaaagtaaaaagatGCATCTTTCAAGATACTTTCTCCAAAAACTCGCATAGAGGATTCCAGATATGCCAGAAATCAGCAGAGCCATAAGTCATTTTTTCCGAGGGTAAGAAAATGGCAATCTGATTTATCCACATGTTGACAGAAGGAATGTTAGGAGAGGACCACAACATAATACATTTTCTTGCGAGATATGTACAAAAGTGTAACAGATTCTGAATAGGTTTTCAGTTGTTTTAGTCTGAGGTTCAACCATATTATCAGAGCTGCTTAAATCCTCTCCATGTCAATAGTTCCTACTTTATCCTCATTCATTGTACTGATGTCTTTAGATCCACAAGTTCATCACATGTAGTTAATTTGCTTGATCTCTGCTGACTTGAGAAACTTACAATCACATGATAGATCACCTGCAAGATTTCATCAttcagtgtaaatgaatcagatttctctTTCTTCTCCTGAAGCTCTGCCGCCAtcagtgaaagacaaagacagagtttattgaaggacagtgagaagatgagtgatccagaaccctgcagaattaaacaggaagagactgaagaactaataggtttgcGTTTATTCATTACTCTTCAATAATGAGGCCGAAGAACAGTGAGGTTGTTAATCATTAACGTAGACATTGTGTGTGCTCACAACATTTGTGCTCACAGCATTTGTCATTAAAGTAACGCCAGAGGTAGttagtagatctgtgtaaaatgcctgccaccacagctggaaaaaaatcctaaagGAAACACTGACATACATTGTTGCCATTAAATGAATATTTAGTTCAGTAGTTCAGAttaatcaagtaaaataaaaatgttaaaatgcacTAGATTATCAGTGGATGTGCTCAGTGAAGTGATGATCAGTGTACCCTGTCAAAAACTCGCCTTTTATAATGTTACTTGCTTATATTTCAGATGTGATtgtgaaggaggagagtgaagaactgagtgaagatgaggagaaacatcatgtcaaaagtGAAACTGAAACTGAGACCAATGCAGAACACAGTATCTTAATGGAAAGCACAACAGTGAaatgtttcacctgcactcagtgtggaaagagtttcaagcACAAATGCTCTCTCAACGtccacatgaagatccacactggagagaaacgctacaagtgttcacactgcgagaaGAGCTTCATTCATACAGGACATTTAAAACGGCACCAGAGGACTCATAGTAGAGAGAAACCGTTTCATTGCACTgcttgtgggaagagtttcaaacATTTGTGTTCACTGCAAAAACATTCAGTCAAGCTTCACGGTAAGTAAATCATGCACAGTTCCATTTGTTCCAGTTGTTCAGTATTTCTGGATTTAGTTTCAGTTTGTTCAGTATTACTGGATTTAGCTTCAGTTTGTTTAGTATTACTGGATTTAGTTTCAGTTTGTTTAGTATTTCTGGATTTAGCTTCAGTTTGTTCAGTGTTACTGGATTTAGTTTCAGTTTGTTCAGTATTTCTGGATTTAGTTTCAGTTTGTTCAGTATTACTGGATTTGGCTTCAGTTTGTTCAGTATTTCTGAATTTAGCTTCAGTTTGTTCAGTATTACTGgttttagtttcagtttgttCAGTATTTCTGGATTTAGTTTCAGTTTGTTTAGTATTTCTGGATTTAGCTTCAGTTTGTTCAGTATTACTGGATTTAGTTTCAGTTTGTTCAGTATTTCTGgttttagtttcagtttgttCAGTATTTCTGGATTTAGTTTCAGTTTGTTTAGTATTTCTGGATTTAGCTTCAGTTTGTTCAGTATTACTGgttttagtttcagtttgttCAGTACTTCTGGACTTAGTTTCAGTTtgtttcattattactgtatttagtttcagtttgttCAGCATTACAGGATTTAGTTTCAGTTTGTTCAGTATTTCTGGATTTAGTTTCAGTTTGTTTCATTATTACTGGATTTTGTTCAGTATTTCTGGATTTATTTAGGATGATGTCAAACACCAGATGGGTATTCTTGTGTGTCCATGTTCGGCGCGTCTTTGTTGTCCTTTAGTATGACATCATAtaatcttacagtgtgacatgagtAAAATGTTTATGCTGTCAGACATGCTGCAGTCTTATAAGATTATTAAAAGTTGCACAATGTGAGCCAGGCTTTTACAGTTAAGACTTATATATGGACATCTGCTAGGGCATGCTATAGGAAATGGTTTCACTTGTTACTGTTTCGACTTAATAAGAGGAGTGTAAACTGCACAGGCTTAATGTTTAATGTGTAAAGTTTTGGATGTGTAACGCACAGCCTACAGCAGAGCTAATCCTTTAATGATGTTCATGCCTAATCAACTGTTGAGAAGATGCATTGATTAAAAGAGTTTTCGACATGTTTGTTGATTAGAGAGTTGCGTGCCTAATTTACATCTCTTTCTTAAAACGTAactgtttctttatttaattttcagaCCTGATTGTGAAGGAGGAGGTGACTGAAGAACTGACTGAAGACATGAAGGACCACCTTATTGTTCATACAAATGAGAAGATACACTCCTGCTCTtggtgtggaaagagttttataCAGCAGTCGCATTTACGAAAACATCagaggatccacaccggagagaaaccgtgcACGTGTCCTCAGTGTGGCACGAGTTTCACACAATCGTCAAACCTTCTTCGACACatgctgatccacactggagagaaaacacacaagtgTGATCAATGCGGGAAAACATTTTTCAGGCCTTCAGAGCTGACGATCCATCTTAGAGTTCATACCAAGGAGAAGCCTTATTCATgctctgagtgtggaaagagttttacacgGCAGACACACTTAAAATCACATCAGAACGTCCACACTGGCgtgagagagtttgtgtgcttcatgtgtgagaagacttttattagagCTGCGGAGTTAAAGCGTCACATGAGGacccacaccggagagaaaccgtacgtgtgttcacactgcaacaaGAGATTCGGTCAATTAGGGGGTCTGAAAACACAcgagagaattcacactggagagaaaccctacACATGTactgagtgtgggaagagtttctcaCAATTAGCAGGTCTTAATGAACACATGCTGATCCACACTGCAGAGAAAACACACAAGTGTGATCAATGCGGGAAATCATTTTTGAGGCCTTATGAGTTGAACAGACATCTTAGAGTTCATACATAGAACAAGTCTTTGTTAGTAAGAAGTTTTACACATCAACGCAATTCACCTTCCTGAAAACTCTTGTCTGCATTGTCAAAGTCAGATTTCACAGTTAAACTTGTGTATGTTGATGAATTCCAATCatttgttaaagggtcacgaaacaccaaaacacatgtgttgagctgttgacattggtatatgtgtcccacactgctaaaaacactattaggacacctatatttcactaaaaagtgtaaattggttgtttttgcgttatttcaagcaaattcgtacttcctgtttaaaacgaatttttaaagctgcgtcacggtcatgacataatagcgtgtattccagcgtgcagactggacgtctgtgccagagtgagtcttattacgtcttacagtgtgctgcattaatgcatgagtaaggcttggttcaaaccaatcagcgcgctctattgtgcaacttcattaatattcattactgtcacagtgcttagacgacagagacgccacgttgtgttggcaaaacaagcgtgaagtgttgcttttatagtttgctgcagttcagttttgttttcattttctctctgtgagagctcagctggagtcacgtgtggattaacagtgtacgcgacgctcaacaacaataacttacgtgtctaaggaggaacattgtttacctgagagctgttctcatctgcaaacgctgagatccggattcacttgtagtctcctcttaataaagacgcggctctagttgctggtgattgtcctgtctctacagatttggtaagtgagcgaccagtgctctttatttattcagtttgttcgtatcgaactaagttaactattgcaccgagtgtaaacatgttagcaccacaaccaa
This window encodes:
- the si:dkey-1b17.9 gene encoding uncharacterized protein si:dkey-1b17.9, with amino-acid sequence MTSALTRSFSVESSELSSAAISEGRRQSLLKDSEKMSDPEPCTIKQEETEELIDVILKVSEDEEEHQVKSEGKTQANTDYSVSMDRTAVKSFTCSECGKSFRRPSGLSQHRKIHTGVREFVCSECEKSFIKAGDLRRHQRIHTGEKPYRCSHCEKTFSLLQPLKVHEKIHTGEKPYTCSQCGKSFRQSSSLYKHLKIHTGEKKHQCDQCSKAFSRPADLNVHLRVHTKEKPYSCSECGKRFTRQSNLTMHQKIHTGVRELVCFECGKSFIRAGDLKQHQMNHTGEKPYVCSHCNKRFGHLGGLKTHERIHTGEKPYTCIQCGKSFTQLAHLNEHMLIHTAEKTHKCDQCGKAFLRPYELKRHLRVHIKETPLFGKSFTHQHNSPSVSVVRLLLGLPAAAKQRDKESSELSSAAISERQRQSLLKDSEKMSDPEPCRIKQEETEELIDVIVKEESEELSEDEEKHHVKSETETETNAEHSILMESTTVKCFTCTQCGKSFKHKCSLNVHMKIHTGEKRYKCSHCEKSFIHTGHLKRHQRTHSREKPFHCTACGKSFKHLCSLQKHSVKLHDLIVKEEVTEELTEDMKDHLIVHTNEKIHSCSWCGKSFIQQSHLRKHQRIHTGEKPCTCPQCGTSFTQSSNLLRHMLIHTGEKTHKCDQCGKTFFRPSELTIHLRVHTKEKPYSCSECGKSFTRQTHLKSHQNVHTGVREFVCFMCEKTFIRAAELKRHMRTHTGEKPYVCSHCNKRFGQLGGLKTHERIHTGEKPYTCTECGKSFSQLAGLNEHMLIHTAEKTHKCDQCGKSFLRPYELNRHLRVHT